In Zunongwangia profunda SM-A87, the following proteins share a genomic window:
- a CDS encoding glycosyltransferase family 2 protein: MKISIITIVFNNVNTIASCIESVQAQNYNNIEHIVIDGESTDGTIDVIKGFENNIDVFISEEDNGLYDALNKGIKKATGDVIGILHSDDMFYSPHTISNVVKCMQKSGADLLYGNGVYVERNNTSNVKRVYSSKSFKRSYLKYGWIPLHTTIYVRSNIFDKYGDYDERYSIASDYDISLRWFLNENIKKIFLDEFLVKMRLGGKSTTLKLQKRKSSQDIRIIKEHGLPGYLTLACKIGRKIPQYLKRG; encoded by the coding sequence GTGAAAATTTCTATAATCACTATTGTATTCAATAACGTTAATACTATTGCTTCGTGTATTGAGTCTGTTCAGGCTCAAAATTATAATAATATAGAGCATATAGTAATTGATGGTGAGTCTACAGATGGGACTATCGATGTTATTAAGGGATTTGAAAATAATATTGATGTATTTATTTCAGAAGAGGATAATGGTCTTTATGATGCATTAAATAAAGGGATTAAAAAAGCTACTGGCGATGTGATTGGAATTTTACATTCAGATGATATGTTCTATTCACCTCATACTATTAGCAACGTAGTGAAATGTATGCAAAAAAGCGGTGCAGATTTGCTTTACGGTAATGGTGTGTATGTAGAGCGAAATAATACTTCTAATGTTAAAAGAGTTTATTCTTCGAAATCATTTAAGAGAAGTTACTTGAAGTATGGCTGGATTCCACTCCATACTACTATCTATGTGAGATCTAATATTTTCGATAAATATGGTGATTATGATGAGCGATACTCTATAGCCAGTGATTATGATATTTCTTTAAGGTGGTTTTTAAATGAAAATATAAAAAAAATATTTCTAGATGAATTTCTTGTAAAAATGAGGTTGGGTGGTAAAAGCACAACGCTTAAATTGCAAAAAAGAAAATCATCTCAGGATATTCGAATTATCAAGGAGCATGGTCTTCCTGGATATTTAACTCTGGCGTGTAAAATTGGTAGAAAAATTCCTCAATACTTAAAAAGGGGATAG
- a CDS encoding undecaprenyl-phosphate glucose phosphotransferase: MRKSSLIIPISVVAHLFIINATLFFLTEDTYLSLPAIVFYNLSWLLIAFALNFYPTKRTERFFTNFDKLIYLYIIYTLSYFSNLAFRDIGFSPLYQLRIILVLLGSITVYRWIFYYLRNIYRTEGGNLANVIVIGRDRKLKKIRQVFDMPELGYRYLGYFDNESSKSITYLGQIEDCIPYLRNTHVEEIYCMASRLSSEELGSLINYADNNLKRIKIIPDNKEIYTRAMNVELFGSVPVLNLRKLPLETDIAKYTKRTFDIIFSFLVCIFLLSWLVPIIAILIKSESKGPIFFRQKRHGVGKKEFWCYKFRSMAVNKDSDTRMMTKNDTRVTKIGAFMRKTSIDELPQFFNVLKGDMSVVGPRPHMEAHTNQYQKSVDKYLVRHFAKPGITGLAQIKGYRGEIIEASDIINRTRLDIFYVEKWSLYLDIKIILSTVINAVRGEEKAY; this comes from the coding sequence ATGAGAAAATCTTCTTTAATCATACCAATTTCTGTAGTTGCACATTTATTTATAATAAATGCAACGCTCTTTTTTCTAACGGAAGATACGTATTTGTCATTGCCGGCCATCGTATTTTATAATCTATCGTGGTTGTTAATTGCATTTGCGTTAAATTTTTATCCAACTAAAAGGACAGAACGTTTTTTTACGAATTTCGATAAGCTTATATACCTTTATATAATATATACGTTATCCTATTTTTCTAATCTGGCTTTTAGAGATATAGGATTTTCGCCTCTTTATCAATTGCGTATTATTCTGGTCTTGCTTGGAAGCATTACGGTGTATCGCTGGATATTTTATTATTTGCGGAATATTTATAGAACTGAAGGTGGGAATTTGGCAAATGTTATCGTTATAGGAAGGGATCGTAAATTAAAAAAAATAAGACAGGTTTTCGATATGCCTGAGTTAGGATATCGGTATCTGGGTTACTTCGATAATGAAAGTTCAAAAAGTATTACTTATTTAGGGCAAATAGAAGACTGTATTCCGTATTTAAGAAATACGCATGTCGAAGAAATATACTGTATGGCTTCCCGTTTAAGCTCGGAAGAATTGGGGAGTCTAATCAATTATGCTGATAATAATCTAAAGCGTATAAAAATCATACCGGATAATAAAGAAATTTATACCAGAGCGATGAATGTAGAGCTTTTTGGGAGTGTGCCGGTATTGAATTTAAGAAAACTTCCGCTTGAAACTGATATCGCAAAATATACTAAACGGACTTTTGATATTATTTTCTCCTTTTTAGTTTGTATCTTTCTTTTATCCTGGTTAGTTCCGATAATTGCAATACTGATAAAATCTGAAAGTAAGGGGCCTATTTTTTTTAGGCAGAAAAGGCATGGCGTAGGTAAAAAAGAATTTTGGTGCTATAAATTCAGATCGATGGCTGTAAATAAGGATTCCGATACCAGAATGATGACGAAAAATGATACCAGAGTGACTAAAATAGGTGCCTTTATGCGAAAAACCAGTATCGACGAATTACCGCAATTTTTTAATGTATTAAAAGGAGATATGAGTGTGGTCGGGCCACGCCCGCATATGGAGGCACATACCAATCAATACCAGAAATCAGTAGATAAATATCTGGTTCGTCATTTTGCAAAGCCCGGAATAACAGGCTTAGCACAGATAAAAGGATATCGAGGAGAAATTATTGAAGCATCAGATATAATTAATAGAACAAGACTAGATATATTTTATGTGGAAAAATGGTCATTATATTTAGATATTAAAATAATTCTTTCTACAGTGATTAATGCTGTAAGAGGGGAAGAAAAAGCTTATTAG
- a CDS encoding polysaccharide biosynthesis/export family protein produces MKIKFYSLIVLVLAIISLSGCVSRKQVQFYQGIDNLTESQIYDNDKVRIKPDDRLSIKVFSNNQEAASPFNPMIVSRSGAMSGGGDQSSIEYLVSREGKINFPVLGEIKVVDYTINELADILQTQIEPYLSEPVIMVRIKNFRINIIGAINGIIEVDDDQINLAQALSQVDGISNQGELNNILVIREKDGLRTSHRLDLTDSEVLNSPYYYLEQNDIIYIEPTAPARQQRGYLGTVSSYIGIVSSVLSLIVIFTR; encoded by the coding sequence ATGAAGATAAAATTTTATAGTTTAATTGTTTTAGTCCTAGCTATTATAAGTTTGTCAGGATGTGTTTCTAGAAAACAGGTGCAATTTTATCAGGGTATTGATAATTTAACAGAATCACAAATATATGATAATGACAAAGTAAGGATTAAACCAGACGATCGATTGAGTATCAAAGTTTTTTCCAACAATCAGGAGGCCGCCTCCCCTTTTAACCCAATGATTGTGTCTCGATCTGGAGCTATGTCAGGTGGCGGAGATCAATCTTCAATAGAATATTTAGTTTCTCGTGAGGGTAAAATAAATTTTCCTGTGTTGGGCGAGATCAAAGTCGTAGATTATACTATTAATGAGTTAGCTGACATCTTACAAACTCAAATTGAGCCTTACTTATCAGAGCCCGTTATAATGGTGCGCATAAAGAATTTTCGAATAAATATTATAGGAGCAATTAATGGAATTATTGAAGTTGATGATGATCAGATTAACCTTGCGCAAGCCTTAAGTCAGGTAGATGGAATTTCTAATCAAGGAGAACTAAATAATATATTGGTTATTCGGGAGAAAGATGGATTAAGGACATCACATCGTTTGGATCTTACAGATTCAGAAGTTCTAAATTCACCATATTATTATTTAGAACAGAATGATATAATCTACATAGAGCCAACTGCTCCAGCTAGACAACAACGAGGATATTTAGGTACGGTTTCAAGCTATATAGGAATAGTGTCGAGCGTACTTTCCTTAATAGTAATTTTTACAAGGTAA
- a CDS encoding GumC family protein yields the protein MMNSNSNLNNGSSNQPIDFREEAAKYLKYWYWFLLSIIICLAIAFIYLRYTPSIYSAKSKILIKDSENPSAETAVLSEMGILSNSNETSIQNELAILKSRRIMLRVVENLNLNVNYFVEGQVVDVEIYNESPIIASPEQKNASPNVYKVQFSNGKFHITCLETGKVYRSLPGKKIDLGFDIVSFNLSSNSIPENAILIRFQDPVLVANSYASKFSATLAQDKGSIVDLSINDRVLNRARDVLSQIVIEYNQDAIRDNQVIAMNTSEFINERLDSLNVELDSVERNIENFKEINGLIDIETESENMVQNINQYQEKSQEIEIELNIARSLQSFLKQKGDQLLPSNLGTQESGVNSLIAQYNALIVKRNNLLSGSSSKNPLVKELNNQISNLRENLFESLDRLVRNLEMSSKSVGSQLAQLRAQVASVPSKEREFRGVSRPQNIKEQLYLFLLQKREENSISYGVENIKAKIVDEASSNGVVSPKPNIILLASFVLGLFIPFGIIFGTNFLDNKLRSKQDLETFTNEIAILGQIPSVSKEESDLIQKHDRSILAEAFRILTTSMQYVLAGIQDRDKNNTTIYVTSTVKGEGKTFTAFNLALTLCEGNNRVLIVGADLRNPQLQRYEEGAKVLKGVSDFIVSDDESIKAYINQSKLHPNLSIVTSGSIPPNPSELLRNVKIDSMFKELKGLYDYVIVDTAPAMLVADTFLINRFADLTLYVARAGYTEKNLINFAIEAKESGKLSNVSFVLNDVKMSNFGYYGNKYGYTYAAEDNDKRKGLMSRFKK from the coding sequence ATGATGAATAGTAATAGTAATCTAAATAATGGATCATCGAATCAACCAATCGATTTTAGAGAGGAAGCTGCAAAATATTTAAAATACTGGTATTGGTTTTTGTTGTCTATAATTATTTGTTTAGCGATTGCTTTTATATATTTAAGATACACTCCGAGTATCTATTCCGCAAAGTCTAAAATTTTAATAAAGGATAGCGAAAACCCATCAGCGGAGACAGCTGTACTTTCAGAAATGGGAATTCTCTCAAATTCTAACGAAACGAGTATACAAAATGAGCTCGCTATTCTAAAAAGTCGTAGAATAATGTTACGAGTTGTAGAAAACCTTAATCTAAATGTTAATTATTTTGTGGAGGGTCAAGTTGTTGATGTTGAAATATATAATGAAAGTCCAATTATTGCATCACCGGAACAAAAAAACGCTTCACCTAATGTATATAAAGTCCAGTTTTCGAATGGTAAATTTCATATTACCTGTTTAGAAACTGGTAAAGTATATCGTAGTCTTCCAGGAAAAAAAATCGATTTGGGTTTTGATATTGTTTCCTTTAATTTATCATCTAATAGTATACCCGAAAATGCAATTTTAATAAGATTTCAAGATCCGGTTTTAGTAGCTAATTCTTATGCTAGTAAATTTTCGGCCACTTTGGCTCAAGATAAAGGCTCTATTGTGGATTTATCAATTAATGATAGGGTTCTTAATAGAGCGCGTGATGTCTTGAGCCAAATTGTTATAGAATATAATCAGGATGCTATAAGAGATAATCAAGTCATTGCGATGAATACTTCTGAATTTATAAATGAAAGATTAGACAGTTTAAATGTTGAATTAGATTCGGTAGAAAGGAATATTGAAAATTTCAAAGAAATAAATGGGCTCATTGATATTGAAACGGAATCGGAAAATATGGTCCAAAACATAAATCAATATCAAGAAAAAAGTCAAGAAATTGAAATTGAATTGAATATAGCTAGATCTTTGCAAAGTTTTTTAAAACAAAAAGGGGATCAGTTGTTACCGTCAAATTTGGGGACGCAAGAAAGCGGGGTAAACTCGTTAATAGCGCAATACAATGCTCTCATTGTTAAAAGGAATAATTTGTTATCGGGTTCCTCATCAAAGAATCCGCTAGTCAAAGAATTGAATAATCAAATTTCGAATTTGAGAGAAAATCTTTTTGAGAGTTTGGATAGATTAGTTCGAAATCTTGAAATGTCTTCCAAGAGTGTCGGGAGTCAACTTGCACAACTAAGAGCACAAGTGGCTAGCGTTCCTTCTAAAGAAAGAGAGTTTCGAGGAGTTTCCAGACCTCAAAATATTAAAGAACAATTATATCTTTTTTTATTGCAAAAAAGAGAAGAAAATTCCATATCATATGGAGTTGAAAATATAAAGGCTAAGATTGTAGATGAAGCGAGTTCTAATGGAGTTGTTTCTCCAAAACCAAATATCATATTATTAGCTTCATTTGTTCTAGGATTATTTATTCCTTTCGGAATCATTTTTGGAACAAACTTTTTGGATAACAAGTTAAGGTCTAAGCAAGATTTAGAGACTTTTACTAATGAAATAGCTATTCTGGGTCAAATTCCTAGCGTTAGTAAAGAAGAGTCAGACCTAATCCAAAAACATGACCGATCTATTTTAGCGGAAGCTTTTAGAATTCTAACTACCAGTATGCAATACGTGTTGGCTGGAATTCAAGATCGTGATAAAAATAATACGACTATTTATGTGACTTCCACGGTAAAAGGAGAAGGTAAGACTTTTACTGCTTTTAATTTAGCATTAACACTTTGCGAAGGTAATAATCGAGTACTTATTGTGGGTGCAGATCTTAGAAATCCTCAATTGCAACGTTATGAAGAAGGGGCGAAAGTTCTGAAAGGGGTTAGTGATTTTATCGTAAGTGATGATGAGAGTATTAAAGCTTATATCAATCAATCTAAATTACATCCCAATCTTTCTATAGTCACCTCTGGAAGTATCCCTCCAAATCCTTCCGAGTTATTGAGGAATGTAAAGATAGATAGCATGTTTAAAGAGCTTAAAGGATTGTATGATTATGTTATTGTAGATACAGCACCGGCAATGTTGGTGGCTGATACTTTCTTAATCAATCGGTTTGCTGATTTGACATTGTATGTAGCTAGAGCTGGGTATACCGAGAAAAATTTAATAAATTTTGCGATCGAAGCTAAAGAGAGTGGTAAGCTTTCTAATGTGAGTTTTGTGCTGAACGACGTAAAAATGTCGAACTTCGGGTATTATGGAAATAAATACGGGTATACCTACGCCGCAGAGGATAATGATAAGAGAAAAGGATTGATGAGTAGATTTAAAAAATAA
- a CDS encoding metallophosphatase domain-containing protein: MRLISISDTHNKHKDLDIPKGDFLIHCGDFTEGGSRSETLDFLEWFSKQPHKHKILIGGNHDFFLEKYQHNLEEYIPNNIHYLNDKGITLENIKIWGSPYTPGNGHWAFNLERGRAIRKRWNLIPQNIDILVTHTPPYGILDESQTYKNIGCEELLKQIVDIKPTLHLFGHVHDDFGKKNIGPTLFVNSAVMDNKMRLINAISTIDL, encoded by the coding sequence ATGCGTCTCATTTCAATTTCCGACACTCATAACAAGCATAAAGATTTAGATATCCCTAAAGGAGACTTTCTTATTCATTGTGGCGACTTTACTGAAGGCGGATCCAGATCTGAAACTTTGGATTTTCTAGAATGGTTTTCAAAACAGCCCCATAAACATAAAATTTTAATTGGTGGCAATCATGATTTCTTTTTAGAGAAATATCAGCACAATTTAGAAGAATATATTCCTAATAATATTCATTATTTAAACGATAAAGGAATCACTCTTGAAAACATAAAGATTTGGGGGAGCCCATACACCCCGGGCAATGGCCATTGGGCATTTAACCTGGAAAGAGGAAGAGCAATTCGAAAAAGATGGAATCTTATTCCGCAAAATATAGATATTCTCGTAACCCACACCCCTCCCTATGGGATTTTAGATGAAAGCCAAACCTATAAAAATATTGGTTGCGAAGAACTATTAAAACAAATAGTGGATATAAAACCTACTTTACATCTTTTTGGCCATGTTCACGATGACTTCGGGAAGAAAAACATAGGGCCTACATTATTTGTAAATTCTGCAGTGATGGATAATAAAATGAGGCTTATTAACGCCATTAGCACTATAGATCTCTAA